Proteins from a genomic interval of Rhodococcoides fascians A25f:
- a CDS encoding VOC family protein, with translation MSRPHLDVAGISIDCPEPGELARFYLALLGGTSLWENTSSSGIRTQSGLNIVAQKVANYIPPTWPSASIVHFDLAAGVSLGESVAYAVECGATEAAQQPDPRWRVLLDPAGHPFCITTEVYDG, from the coding sequence ATGTCGCGCCCACACCTCGACGTAGCAGGGATATCCATCGACTGCCCCGAGCCGGGGGAGCTCGCTCGCTTCTACCTCGCGCTTCTGGGCGGAACGTCGTTGTGGGAGAACACGTCGAGCTCGGGGATTCGCACGCAGTCGGGCCTCAACATAGTTGCGCAGAAAGTGGCGAACTACATCCCGCCCACGTGGCCGTCGGCGTCCATCGTGCACTTCGATCTCGCGGCGGGAGTGAGCCTAGGCGAATCCGTCGCTTATGCAGTCGAATGTGGGGCAACAGAAGCAGCGCAGCAACCCGACCCGCGATGGCGAGTTCTCCTCGACCCCGCCGGGCATCCCTTCTGCATCACCACGGAGGTGTACGACGGTTGA
- a CDS encoding cysteine hydrolase family protein has translation MPRTALLEIDFQPWIIELGHDPDAVARAESVRTAQRATGALVVCTRYLSRDAADPMRSDADGDGARFHPSMTPRPGDLIATKFDRDIWSNPDLNAQLRLVGVEHVVITGYLTDFGVRIAAERACSLGYRVTVLSGACAGSTEDEHRRALQAMAAAGTTVE, from the coding sequence GTGCCACGAACGGCATTGTTGGAGATCGACTTTCAGCCCTGGATCATCGAGCTCGGACACGATCCTGACGCAGTGGCTCGCGCCGAATCGGTCCGTACGGCCCAGCGCGCTACGGGTGCACTGGTGGTGTGCACTCGCTATCTGAGCCGGGATGCAGCCGATCCGATGCGCTCCGACGCGGACGGTGACGGTGCCCGCTTCCACCCGTCGATGACGCCTCGGCCAGGAGACCTCATCGCAACGAAGTTCGACCGCGACATCTGGTCCAACCCCGATCTGAATGCCCAGCTGAGACTCGTCGGGGTGGAGCACGTGGTGATCACCGGGTACCTCACGGATTTCGGGGTCCGGATTGCCGCGGAACGTGCATGCTCACTGGGCTATCGCGTGACGGTGCTTTCGGGTGCGTGCGCGGGGTCGACCGAGGACGAGCATCGGCGTGCGCTTCAAGCCATGGCGGCAGCCGGTACGACTGTCGAGTAG
- a CDS encoding helix-turn-helix transcriptional regulator gives MRADRLLSIVMLLQHRGRLNAADIAAQLEVSTRTVLRDIEALSSAGIPVYTDRGRGGGISLLPGYRTELTGLTAAEATALLASGAGRVATPAFASAMRKVVAAIPDAHRAAASTASQRILVRPDGFAFPHESEVHLPELQRAVIDGVRIRMSYRNRGGELSDRTLDPVGLVYAGEHWYLLAAREGNERVYRVSRIDTLTVLDEPAHRSAAVDLEAAFTAHRTSFRASLAHLEVTCLVEDSVWISLTKNVVRVISDQVQDDGRRLAVIEFSGHNHAVGALWQCAPAVAVLQPSTIRDELAQRATATAQLYR, from the coding sequence GTGCGCGCTGACCGGCTGTTGTCCATCGTCATGCTGCTCCAACATCGGGGCAGGCTGAATGCTGCCGACATCGCCGCCCAGCTCGAAGTGTCCACGCGCACCGTATTGCGCGACATCGAAGCGTTGTCGTCGGCGGGCATACCGGTCTACACCGATCGCGGTCGCGGTGGTGGCATCAGTCTGCTGCCTGGCTATCGGACCGAGCTGACCGGTCTGACGGCCGCCGAGGCGACGGCATTGCTCGCTTCCGGCGCGGGACGCGTCGCCACCCCGGCGTTCGCGAGCGCGATGCGCAAGGTTGTCGCCGCGATACCCGACGCCCACCGAGCGGCGGCAAGCACTGCGTCACAACGAATCCTGGTACGGCCGGACGGTTTCGCGTTTCCCCACGAATCCGAGGTCCATCTACCGGAATTGCAGCGAGCCGTCATCGACGGTGTGCGGATACGGATGTCGTACCGCAACCGCGGCGGCGAGTTGTCCGACCGAACCCTGGACCCAGTAGGGCTCGTCTATGCCGGCGAGCATTGGTACCTGCTCGCCGCCCGAGAGGGAAACGAACGTGTCTATCGAGTGTCCCGCATCGATACCCTGACCGTCCTCGACGAGCCTGCCCATCGCAGCGCCGCCGTGGATCTGGAGGCGGCATTCACGGCGCATCGGACATCCTTTCGCGCAAGTTTGGCTCACCTCGAAGTCACCTGCCTCGTAGAGGACTCGGTATGGATCTCGTTGACCAAGAACGTCGTTCGAGTGATCAGCGATCAAGTGCAGGACGACGGACGACGCCTCGCAGTCATCGAGTTCTCCGGGCACAATCACGCTGTGGGCGCCCTGTGGCAGTGCGCGCCTGCCGTAGCAGTGCTGCAGCCGAGCACAATTCGAGACGAACTGGCTCAACGCGCGACGGCAACAGCGCAGTTGTATCGCTGA
- a CDS encoding heavy metal translocating P-type ATPase, which translates to MLVEPALDAAPDRADGIEILSDAAGRMRLRVDWLRSSPGRAVAVEDHVDKIRGVRAVHVYPRTASVVVWYSRTRTDRAELFDAVNAGRSTNWALVPVRSPRSADVTSGDVLRMTIGGAALVLLGFRRYAFRRPPILGPTSRLVATGATIFTGYPFLKGAVRSLAGNRTAGTDALVSAATVASLVLRENVVALTVLWLLNIGEYLQELTLKRTRRAISDLLTGTQDTAWIRLPDGSEISVDVDRLEIGDEVVVHDHVGVPVDGTVVDGDAVVDQSAITGETLPVSIVAGDRIHAGSVVVRGRIVIRASAVGRDTTIGRIISRVEEAQEDRAPIQTVGENFSRRFVPASFILSALTLVVTRDVRRAMTMLLVACPCAVGLSTPTAISAAIGNGARRGILIKGGSHLEQAGRVDAFVFDKTGTLTVGRPVVTNVVSFQDDWEPEQVLAYAASSEIHSRHPLAEAVIRSTEERHIVIPPHEECEVLVGLGMRTVADGRTLLLGSPSLLRGENVAVSEHAADWVSRLQREAETPLLLAVDGVLVGLISLRDEVRSNALEVLDALRADGVERIVMLTGDHPETAAAVAAELGIAEWRAEVMPDDKLEAVRALQEQGYVVAMVGDGTNDAPALAVADIGIAMGLAGTDVAVETADVALASDDLTRLLDVRDLGRHSVSVIRQNYGMSIAVNALGLVVSAGGALSPVLAAILHNASSVAVVGNSSRLIRYRL; encoded by the coding sequence ATGCTCGTCGAACCCGCACTCGATGCGGCTCCCGACCGCGCGGATGGCATCGAGATCCTCTCCGATGCCGCCGGCCGTATGCGGCTTCGCGTCGACTGGCTCCGCTCGAGCCCGGGCCGTGCCGTTGCGGTCGAGGACCACGTGGACAAAATTCGCGGGGTGCGGGCCGTCCACGTGTACCCGCGAACGGCATCGGTTGTCGTCTGGTACTCCCGCACACGAACCGACAGGGCCGAACTCTTCGACGCGGTGAATGCGGGGCGCTCGACGAATTGGGCCCTGGTACCGGTCCGTAGTCCGCGCTCGGCTGACGTCACCAGCGGCGACGTGCTGCGGATGACCATCGGCGGCGCGGCACTGGTTCTTCTCGGCTTTCGCCGCTACGCGTTCCGTCGGCCGCCCATCCTCGGTCCCACCAGTCGTCTCGTTGCCACCGGCGCAACGATCTTCACCGGCTACCCGTTTCTCAAAGGAGCGGTGCGTTCCCTGGCGGGCAACAGGACGGCAGGAACCGACGCTCTCGTCAGCGCCGCAACCGTGGCCAGCCTCGTGCTGCGCGAGAACGTCGTCGCTCTCACGGTGCTGTGGCTCCTGAACATCGGCGAGTACCTGCAGGAATTGACCCTCAAGCGAACTCGACGCGCGATCTCCGATCTGTTGACCGGCACACAGGACACGGCCTGGATCAGACTGCCCGACGGCTCCGAGATCTCCGTCGACGTCGATCGACTCGAAATCGGCGACGAGGTCGTCGTGCACGATCACGTGGGCGTTCCCGTCGACGGCACCGTGGTCGACGGAGACGCGGTGGTGGATCAGTCCGCAATCACCGGCGAGACCTTGCCGGTATCGATCGTCGCCGGTGACCGCATCCATGCTGGATCCGTTGTTGTCAGGGGCCGCATCGTCATCCGTGCGTCCGCAGTGGGCCGTGACACCACGATCGGACGAATCATTTCCCGCGTCGAGGAGGCACAGGAAGACCGCGCCCCGATTCAGACTGTGGGAGAGAACTTCTCGCGGCGCTTCGTGCCAGCATCGTTCATCCTGTCGGCCCTCACCCTCGTGGTCACCCGAGATGTTCGACGGGCGATGACGATGCTGCTCGTCGCATGCCCGTGCGCGGTGGGCCTGTCCACTCCAACGGCCATCAGTGCCGCCATCGGAAACGGTGCTCGCCGAGGGATTCTCATCAAGGGTGGATCGCACCTCGAACAGGCCGGCAGGGTCGACGCCTTCGTGTTCGACAAGACGGGCACCCTCACCGTGGGCCGCCCCGTCGTCACCAATGTGGTTTCTTTCCAGGACGACTGGGAGCCGGAGCAGGTACTCGCGTACGCGGCCAGTTCCGAGATCCACTCGCGGCATCCACTGGCCGAGGCCGTCATTCGTAGTACCGAAGAACGCCATATCGTCATTCCTCCGCACGAGGAATGCGAGGTGCTCGTCGGGCTCGGCATGCGCACCGTCGCAGACGGGCGGACCTTGCTGCTGGGTAGTCCCTCACTACTGCGTGGGGAGAATGTCGCAGTCTCCGAGCATGCGGCCGACTGGGTTTCGCGCTTGCAGCGTGAGGCCGAGACTCCGCTACTGCTGGCAGTGGACGGCGTACTGGTGGGGTTGATCAGCCTGCGCGACGAGGTTCGGTCGAATGCACTGGAGGTACTGGATGCGCTCCGCGCCGACGGAGTCGAACGGATCGTCATGCTCACCGGCGACCACCCCGAGACCGCAGCGGCAGTCGCTGCAGAACTCGGTATCGCCGAGTGGCGCGCCGAGGTGATGCCGGACGACAAGCTCGAAGCGGTCCGCGCACTGCAAGAACAGGGATACGTCGTCGCCATGGTCGGTGACGGCACAAACGACGCTCCCGCCCTCGCAGTGGCCGACATCGGGATCGCAATGGGGTTGGCCGGCACCGATGTTGCCGTCGAAACAGCCGATGTGGCCTTGGCCAGCGACGACCTCACACGGTTGCTCGACGTTCGCGACCTCGGCCGACACTCGGTGTCCGTCATTCGGCAGAACTACGGAATGTCGATCGCAGTGAATGCACTGGGCCTCGTGGTCAGCGCCGGCGGTGCACTGTCTCCGGTGCTCGCCGCGATCTTGCACAACGCATCCTCGGTCGCGGTGGTGGGCAACAGTTCGCGATTGATCCGGTATCGACTCTGA
- a CDS encoding aldo/keto reductase, protein MSISTRNVPALGRNVGAIGLGCMGISWAYTGADTSSDTAGAPILAHALASGIDFFDTSDAYAAGHNERVVGRALAGTDAVIATKAGLVGNVDGGAPVLTRNGTPKHLAQACDSSLRNLGVDTIDLYYLHRVDDQVPIEDSWGALSQLVATGKVRALGLSEVTVEQAQVAHSIHPVAAVQSELSLWTRNALGQGTTHDGEPVGNMVEWTGENDAVFVPFSPLGRGFLTGSLDTSTLPSTDMRLALPRFSGAAAEQNRSIVEVVSAVASRHESTPAAVALAWVLAQGSHVIPIPGTTNIEHFDADLAALELQLTAEDLTALDDAPAAVGTRY, encoded by the coding sequence ATGTCGATTTCCACTCGTAACGTCCCGGCACTCGGACGCAATGTCGGTGCCATCGGCCTCGGCTGCATGGGTATCAGCTGGGCCTACACCGGTGCGGATACCTCCTCGGACACTGCCGGTGCACCGATCCTGGCGCACGCACTGGCATCGGGGATCGACTTCTTCGACACCAGCGACGCCTACGCTGCCGGACACAACGAGAGGGTAGTCGGCCGCGCTCTGGCCGGGACGGATGCCGTCATCGCCACGAAAGCCGGGTTGGTCGGCAACGTCGACGGCGGAGCGCCTGTTCTGACCCGGAACGGTACGCCGAAGCACCTCGCGCAGGCCTGCGACTCGAGCCTGCGGAACCTCGGTGTGGACACCATCGATCTGTACTACCTCCACCGCGTCGACGACCAGGTGCCGATCGAAGACTCCTGGGGAGCCCTGTCCCAATTGGTGGCGACGGGAAAGGTGCGCGCCCTGGGGCTCAGCGAGGTCACCGTAGAGCAGGCACAGGTGGCCCACAGCATTCATCCGGTCGCTGCAGTGCAGTCCGAACTATCCCTGTGGACTCGAAACGCATTGGGGCAGGGCACTACACACGACGGTGAACCTGTGGGAAACATGGTGGAGTGGACGGGTGAGAACGACGCGGTGTTTGTGCCGTTCTCACCTCTGGGTCGAGGATTCCTCACCGGTTCGCTCGACACCTCCACACTTCCCTCGACGGACATGCGGTTGGCACTTCCCCGATTCTCCGGAGCTGCGGCCGAACAGAACCGATCGATCGTCGAGGTGGTGTCCGCAGTTGCATCGAGGCACGAGTCCACTCCTGCCGCTGTGGCATTGGCGTGGGTACTTGCCCAGGGCTCCCATGTGATTCCCATTCCCGGCACCACGAACATCGAGCATTTCGACGCCGACCTCGCGGCACTGGAGCTTCAGCTAACCGCCGAGGATCTCACCGCGCTCGACGATGCACCCGCTGCGGTCGGAACTCGATACTGA
- a CDS encoding putative immunity protein translates to MGEPAEVELSLDDIRRVTAFAAACARRALPIYELARPNDSRPGLAIDGAEAFFESGERTGALRKLAWDAHKAAREVPASAATDAALSAMHAAGAAFLHPLYSPHQVKHILGSAVHLILTDSNAVAEQIEWIHERADATVRSVLRRFPTPATGRTSFGTLLTQLDAELRR, encoded by the coding sequence GTGGGCGAACCCGCTGAAGTGGAGCTGAGTCTCGACGACATTCGACGCGTGACGGCCTTCGCAGCGGCCTGTGCCCGACGCGCATTGCCGATCTACGAGCTGGCCCGCCCCAACGATTCGCGTCCAGGCTTGGCAATCGACGGTGCTGAGGCGTTTTTCGAGTCCGGCGAGCGAACTGGAGCGCTACGCAAGCTCGCCTGGGACGCGCACAAGGCCGCACGCGAGGTGCCGGCATCTGCGGCCACGGACGCCGCACTGTCCGCAATGCACGCCGCCGGTGCCGCATTTCTCCATCCGTTGTACAGCCCCCATCAGGTCAAGCACATTCTCGGTTCTGCCGTGCATCTGATACTGACGGACTCCAATGCTGTTGCAGAACAGATCGAATGGATCCATGAACGCGCCGACGCGACCGTGCGTTCGGTCTTGCGCCGCTTTCCAACACCGGCCACCGGGCGCACGAGTTTCGGCACACTTCTCACTCAACTCGATGCCGAATTGCGACGCTGA
- a CDS encoding GNAT family N-acetyltransferase has product MSGTRDVRDSDGLFEAANLLVDFNREYDDPAPEPQWLAAHLNRLVTSGDTSVLTFGTPAIGVAVLRFRIGTMSADPEAYLAEFYIQPALRGKGYGTTFLDDVIEHARGRGATYMDLNTSEDDEAARHVYEKRGFDCHEGHGEGPKALYYELELEPGEVA; this is encoded by the coding sequence ATGTCCGGCACACGTGACGTCAGAGATTCCGACGGGCTCTTCGAGGCCGCGAACCTGTTGGTCGATTTCAATCGCGAGTACGACGACCCGGCACCCGAGCCCCAATGGCTTGCAGCCCATTTGAACAGACTGGTCACATCCGGTGACACCAGCGTGCTGACCTTCGGGACCCCCGCCATCGGCGTTGCCGTTCTACGATTTCGGATCGGTACGATGAGCGCAGACCCGGAGGCCTACCTCGCCGAGTTCTACATCCAGCCTGCTCTGCGCGGGAAGGGCTACGGCACAACCTTTCTCGACGACGTCATCGAGCACGCACGCGGCAGGGGCGCCACCTACATGGACCTCAACACCTCGGAAGACGACGAGGCAGCGCGCCATGTCTACGAGAAGCGCGGCTTCGACTGCCACGAAGGACACGGCGAGGGACCGAAGGCTCTCTATTACGAACTCGAGCTCGAACCGGGCGAGGTAGCCTGA
- a CDS encoding DUF1490 family protein, giving the protein MAFPIIVAKAVSTVVTGAVGVAAYNGAKKLYEKAPVRKAAVSATELGLRAARKAEIHAESARLAVSDVVAEARDRLGEEVPPPSASEVGHGHSH; this is encoded by the coding sequence ATGGCGTTTCCGATCATCGTCGCGAAGGCAGTATCGACGGTCGTGACAGGCGCAGTCGGCGTCGCCGCCTACAACGGTGCCAAGAAGCTGTACGAGAAGGCTCCCGTTCGCAAGGCGGCGGTATCGGCAACCGAACTCGGTCTCCGCGCTGCCCGCAAAGCCGAAATCCACGCCGAATCCGCACGGTTGGCAGTGTCGGACGTCGTTGCGGAGGCGCGCGACCGACTCGGTGAAGAGGTGCCACCACCCTCGGCCAGCGAAGTCGGCCACGGCCACTCGCACTGA
- a CDS encoding KasA/KasB family beta-ketoacyl-ACP synthase, whose protein sequence is MSEPIATQTSRSAVVTGYVATTALADDADTTWERLLDGRSGIGPLESAFVSEYNLPVRIGGVLQMALADHLTRVEQRRLSFVEQLAVVLGRRLWGLSGLHGMDSDRLAVAVGTGLGGGDALIGAVDAMRAGGYRKVSPMSVPMVMPNGPAAHIGLEVGARAGVFTPVSACSSGSEALAHAWRLIATGEADVVVAGGVEGHIDAVPIASFSMMRAMSTRNDEPTRASRPFDRDRDGFVFGEAGALLIVESEQHALARGARVHGRLLGAGTTSDGFHIVAPDPEGRGIRKAMEKAIDAAGLSTQDVDHVNAHATATPIGDLSEAKAIAAVVGHASVYAPKSALGHSIGAVGALEAILTMLSIRDSVVPPTLNLDNQDPAIDLDVVRSRRRQKIDYALSTSIGFGGHNVALAFGRY, encoded by the coding sequence ATGAGTGAACCGATCGCTACACAAACTTCCCGCAGCGCCGTCGTCACCGGGTACGTTGCAACGACGGCACTGGCGGACGACGCCGACACCACCTGGGAGCGACTGCTCGACGGCCGCAGCGGGATCGGACCCCTCGAGAGTGCGTTCGTGTCGGAATACAACCTTCCGGTTCGCATCGGCGGGGTGTTGCAGATGGCACTGGCCGATCATCTGACCCGTGTGGAGCAGCGCAGACTGTCTTTCGTCGAACAGCTGGCGGTTGTGCTCGGGCGCCGTCTGTGGGGTTTGTCCGGTCTGCACGGCATGGACTCGGATCGACTCGCAGTGGCAGTGGGCACCGGGTTGGGCGGCGGTGACGCGTTGATCGGGGCCGTTGATGCGATGCGAGCAGGTGGATATCGAAAGGTGTCGCCGATGTCGGTGCCGATGGTGATGCCGAATGGGCCCGCAGCTCACATCGGACTCGAGGTCGGAGCCCGTGCGGGGGTGTTCACACCGGTATCGGCGTGCTCTTCGGGTTCGGAAGCCCTGGCTCATGCGTGGCGGTTGATTGCAACCGGCGAAGCAGATGTCGTCGTCGCGGGCGGCGTCGAGGGGCATATCGATGCCGTACCGATAGCGAGCTTTTCGATGATGCGTGCCATGAGCACGCGCAACGACGAACCGACTCGCGCGTCGAGGCCGTTCGATCGTGATCGCGACGGATTCGTGTTCGGGGAGGCCGGAGCGCTGTTGATCGTCGAGTCGGAGCAGCATGCACTAGCTCGCGGCGCGCGTGTTCACGGCCGCCTCCTCGGTGCCGGAACTACCTCGGACGGGTTCCATATCGTGGCACCGGATCCGGAGGGTCGGGGAATTCGCAAGGCAATGGAAAAGGCCATCGACGCAGCGGGTTTGAGCACGCAGGATGTCGACCACGTCAACGCGCATGCGACGGCGACTCCGATAGGCGATCTGTCAGAGGCCAAGGCTATCGCCGCTGTCGTGGGCCATGCCTCCGTATACGCGCCCAAGTCCGCGCTCGGTCATTCCATCGGTGCGGTCGGCGCACTGGAGGCAATTCTCACGATGCTGTCGATCCGTGATTCGGTGGTGCCGCCTACGCTGAACCTCGACAATCAGGACCCTGCAATCGATCTCGATGTCGTTCGTTCGAGGCGCCGCCAGAAGATCGACTACGCGCTCAGCACGTCGATCGGATTCGGCGGGCACAACGTTGCCCTGGCGTTCGGGCGTTACTGA
- a CDS encoding MerR family transcriptional regulator — translation MTAAPHSPATTDTEPVSIGIAEMAESSGLTQDTLRWYEREGLIPEIPRTPMGRRAFSPRLVALVQLLVRLRSTGMPTADMRRFVILVNLGASTHQERIDILSAHRLRVDEKQRRLAEARSALETKISHYEDLIAQGLDCDGLAVVHPSSNEHRSIHVDFHS, via the coding sequence ATGACCGCAGCACCGCATTCACCGGCCACCACAGACACCGAGCCCGTGAGTATCGGGATTGCCGAGATGGCCGAGTCCTCGGGGCTGACGCAGGACACGTTGCGTTGGTACGAGCGGGAGGGCCTGATACCCGAGATCCCACGCACGCCGATGGGTAGGCGCGCGTTCAGTCCGCGACTGGTCGCACTCGTGCAACTTCTGGTTCGTCTTCGATCGACCGGGATGCCCACGGCCGATATGCGTCGATTCGTGATTCTGGTGAATCTGGGTGCGTCCACACATCAGGAACGGATCGACATTCTGAGCGCGCACCGGCTACGCGTCGACGAGAAGCAACGTCGTCTCGCCGAAGCACGGTCTGCGCTGGAAACGAAAATCTCGCACTACGAGGACCTGATCGCACAGGGTCTCGACTGCGATGGTCTCGCGGTCGTCCACCCATCATCCAACGAGCACAGGAGCATTCATGTCGATTTCCACTCGTAA
- a CDS encoding DUF3297 family protein yields the protein MSEDQNTDVPPNHLSIDPRSTFYNEEVLRRDVGIRFNGVEKTSIREYNVTEGWVRVEVPTAKDRYGNPMLVKLKGTVEPYFRDAK from the coding sequence ATGTCCGAGGACCAGAACACAGACGTTCCGCCGAACCATCTCTCCATCGATCCGCGCAGCACCTTCTACAACGAAGAGGTCCTTCGCCGTGACGTGGGTATTCGCTTCAACGGCGTCGAGAAGACGAGTATTCGCGAATACAACGTGACCGAGGGATGGGTGCGCGTCGAAGTCCCGACCGCGAAGGATCGCTACGGAAATCCCATGCTCGTCAAGCTCAAGGGCACGGTCGAACCGTACTTCCGCGACGCGAAATAA
- a CDS encoding TIGR03086 family metal-binding protein: protein MDTIETTQQTDPREVYFTSAAWVSGLLAGVRADQLDLPTPCDEFDVRTLAGHLVATVARLIAIAELGRPDSVSPFSPDHDAASFDTLVEQARAAWADDAALDAPVVVPWGEVPGRSAVWGYARELLVHGWDLAVATGQPAHADPALVDPVAVELRALLPAESRVPGVPFGPIVEPRSEAGPLERLANFAGRSSDGWV, encoded by the coding sequence ATGGACACCATCGAGACCACACAGCAGACAGACCCGCGCGAGGTGTACTTCACCTCCGCTGCCTGGGTGAGCGGACTGCTCGCAGGGGTGCGCGCCGACCAACTGGACCTTCCCACCCCATGCGACGAGTTCGATGTTCGGACGCTGGCCGGTCACCTCGTCGCTACGGTGGCCAGGCTGATCGCGATCGCCGAACTGGGTCGCCCGGACTCGGTCTCGCCGTTCTCTCCTGATCACGACGCCGCATCGTTCGACACTCTGGTGGAGCAGGCACGCGCGGCCTGGGCCGACGACGCGGCACTCGACGCCCCTGTCGTCGTTCCGTGGGGTGAAGTCCCAGGGCGATCGGCTGTCTGGGGCTATGCGCGGGAGTTACTGGTGCACGGATGGGATCTTGCTGTTGCGACGGGGCAACCGGCCCATGCCGACCCCGCGCTCGTCGATCCGGTAGCCGTGGAACTTCGAGCACTGCTGCCGGCGGAGAGTCGGGTTCCGGGAGTCCCCTTCGGGCCCATCGTGGAACCCCGTTCCGAGGCAGGGCCGTTGGAACGCCTGGCGAACTTCGCGGGCCGGTCGTCGGACGGTTGGGTGTAG
- a CDS encoding class I SAM-dependent methyltransferase, producing MVSRDNSSTSFGAVADVYESARPEYPSDAVAWLLEPAFASGRTPLVADVGAGTGKLTRSIVAAGCDAIAVDPDPAMLDALRIAVPRVPTLVGTAESLPIDDESLDGVLLGQAWHWVDPVAASREIGRVLCPGGVLGLIWNIRDESQAWVRRLNSVVSRGGAMAMFDDGPPPIAEPFDDLEERRWAWSRTVNRSLLTDLVRSRSFYITATADERSSIDQNLAALFDELGLHGSTTIELPYVTRAFRAMRPIG from the coding sequence ATGGTTAGCCGAGATAACAGCTCGACGTCATTCGGGGCCGTTGCCGACGTGTACGAATCGGCTCGCCCCGAGTACCCGTCGGACGCGGTTGCGTGGCTGCTGGAGCCTGCATTCGCGTCGGGTCGAACGCCACTGGTCGCCGACGTCGGTGCCGGCACGGGCAAGCTCACGCGCAGCATCGTTGCCGCTGGTTGCGACGCAATTGCCGTCGACCCTGATCCCGCCATGCTCGATGCCCTGCGCATCGCAGTACCGCGTGTCCCGACCCTGGTCGGTACTGCCGAGTCCCTCCCAATAGACGACGAGAGTCTCGATGGAGTGCTGCTCGGACAGGCCTGGCACTGGGTCGATCCGGTGGCAGCGTCACGCGAGATCGGACGGGTCCTCTGTCCTGGCGGTGTGCTGGGTCTGATCTGGAACATTCGCGACGAGTCACAGGCCTGGGTTCGACGCCTCAACTCGGTGGTCTCGCGCGGCGGAGCGATGGCAATGTTCGACGACGGTCCGCCGCCGATAGCGGAGCCCTTCGATGATCTCGAAGAGCGCCGATGGGCGTGGTCTCGCACGGTGAACCGATCGCTGTTGACCGACCTGGTTCGATCACGCAGTTTCTACATCACCGCGACGGCCGACGAGCGAAGCAGCATAGATCAAAATCTCGCCGCCCTGTTCGACGAGCTGGGGCTGCATGGGTCTACAACGATCGAGTTGCCCTACGTGACGAGGGCGTTTCGCGCCATGCGCCCGATCGGGTGA
- a CDS encoding TetR family transcriptional regulator gives MARPLDHDKRVELLGRVVEYIGTHGLDDLTLRPLAAELGTSSRMLIYYFDSRENLIVQALTSQRPAFDEMFGDVRDSMQLEQRLHQLWTSMTDGTDAVSSRILMQVIGIASIKSGVLADFARASVRALTDALAAAMARCGMDSTTAIIQATTVGAGFRGLLLDRFTTGDSERTDAAAAMLFRGHARLV, from the coding sequence ATGGCCCGCCCTCTCGATCACGACAAGCGAGTCGAACTGCTCGGCCGTGTGGTCGAGTACATCGGCACCCATGGACTCGACGACTTGACGCTTCGCCCGCTCGCAGCCGAACTCGGTACCAGTTCCCGAATGCTCATCTACTACTTCGATTCTCGTGAGAACTTGATCGTGCAGGCGCTGACAAGTCAACGGCCGGCATTCGATGAGATGTTCGGCGACGTCCGCGATTCGATGCAGCTCGAGCAACGATTGCACCAACTGTGGACGTCGATGACCGACGGTACCGATGCGGTCAGCTCGCGAATCCTGATGCAGGTCATCGGAATTGCGTCCATCAAATCCGGTGTTCTCGCGGACTTCGCACGTGCCAGCGTGCGTGCACTCACGGACGCCTTGGCTGCCGCGATGGCCCGTTGTGGGATGGACTCCACAACGGCGATCATCCAGGCAACAACCGTCGGTGCGGGATTCCGAGGGCTACTTCTCGATCGCTTCACCACGGGGGATTCCGAACGCACCGATGCGGCCGCCGCCATGCTCTTTCGCGGGCACGCCAGACTGGTGTGA